The Mesotoga sp. BH458_6_3_2_1 genome has a window encoding:
- a CDS encoding ferredoxin family protein: protein MSRNFVKIDEERCKGCGLCINFCPKKVLSFSDKFNSKGYRPAQQHDPDNCIGCGFCYMMCPDTAITVYKETVEV from the coding sequence ATGAGTAGAAACTTCGTGAAAATCGACGAAGAGCGGTGCAAAGGCTGCGGTCTATGTATCAACTTCTGCCCGAAGAAAGTGCTTAGCTTCTCGGACAAGTTCAACAGCAAGGGCTATCGTCCCGCCCAACAACATGATCCCGACAACTGTATCGGATGCGGCTTTTGCTACATGATGTGTCCTGATACAGCCATAACCGTCTACAAAGAA
- a CDS encoding cobalamin biosynthesis protein CobQ, with product MNFSKKILIFMGMFGSGKTEIALNVSRLLAKNGERVALADIDTISPYYRSRDMRESFAEFGIKIIAPKGKLSHADLPIIPAEVFGYVENPDFRVVLDVGGNDDGAIVLSSLSTRLPKEKCETYYVLNPFRPFNDTVENAALHFLRLQETSRMKIDYLVNNSNIGSETTTEVIQKGEEFLKLVSERVSTPVAFTAVMNGLENGNGIFDKLEMKKYMMNPWEVENE from the coding sequence ATGAACTTTTCGAAGAAGATTCTGATCTTCATGGGAATGTTCGGCAGCGGCAAGACCGAAATAGCTCTTAATGTATCCAGATTGCTTGCCAAAAACGGAGAACGCGTCGCCCTTGCAGACATTGATACTATAAGTCCATATTATCGATCTCGAGATATGAGAGAGTCCTTTGCGGAGTTTGGCATCAAGATCATCGCCCCCAAAGGAAAGTTATCTCACGCCGATTTGCCGATAATTCCTGCCGAAGTCTTCGGTTATGTAGAGAATCCAGATTTCAGGGTAGTGCTTGACGTTGGAGGAAATGATGACGGTGCAATCGTTCTTTCTTCACTGAGCACAAGACTACCAAAAGAGAAGTGTGAGACATACTATGTTTTGAATCCCTTCAGGCCGTTCAATGACACCGTTGAAAACGCCGCCCTTCACTTCCTAAGACTCCAGGAAACTTCGAGAATGAAAATCGATTACCTTGTGAATAACTCAAATATCGGTTCTGAGACGACAACAGAAGTGATTCAGAAGGGCGAGGAATTTTTGAAACTAGTTTCGGAGCGAGTCTCAACACCAGTAGCATTCACGGCTGTCATGAATGGATTGGAAAATGGGAATGGTATCTTTGATAAACTCGAAATGAAGAAATATATGATGAATCCATGGGAGGTAGAAAATGAGTAG
- the buk gene encoding butyrate kinase has protein sequence MSVILVINPGSTSTKLALFKDSEVTGEHTIRHSPHELGKFASLYEQRAFRKALIISFLESAGHPLTEIDAIIGRGGMLRPLEGGTYVVNDDMIEDLRSAKYGEHASNLGAILAKELSLESGKEIPAYIADPVVVDEMDPVAKLSGHPDYTRRSIFHALNQKAVTREVAARYGKKYEDMNFIVVHMGGGISIGAHRRGRVVDVNNALNGDGPFSPERAGTLPITGLIKLCYSEKYSKNEVKKLIKGNGGLMAYTGTSDCQKVQQAIVDGDKKAETAYRAMAYQIVKWAGRMAAVLSGDVDSIIITGGIAHDSRFMVPWLTEKLSFIAPISVVPGGNEELSLAMACSRILEGIEKAKEYRRAE, from the coding sequence ATGTCTGTCATACTTGTGATAAATCCTGGATCAACCTCAACAAAACTTGCGCTCTTCAAAGACTCTGAAGTAACTGGAGAACACACGATTCGACACTCACCTCACGAGTTGGGTAAATTCGCTTCACTTTACGAACAGCGCGCGTTCAGAAAAGCACTGATTATCAGTTTTCTGGAATCAGCAGGCCATCCCCTGACAGAGATCGATGCAATCATTGGACGGGGGGGAATGCTTAGACCTCTCGAAGGTGGCACATACGTTGTAAACGATGACATGATAGAAGATCTAAGATCTGCAAAGTATGGAGAACACGCGTCAAATTTGGGAGCGATACTTGCCAAGGAACTTTCACTGGAAAGTGGAAAGGAAATTCCCGCTTATATTGCAGATCCAGTAGTGGTGGACGAAATGGATCCTGTTGCGAAGCTCTCTGGCCATCCAGACTACACACGAAGATCCATCTTTCACGCCCTTAATCAGAAGGCAGTGACAAGAGAGGTGGCTGCGAGATACGGGAAGAAGTATGAAGATATGAACTTCATTGTCGTTCACATGGGCGGAGGAATTTCGATTGGAGCTCACAGAAGAGGCAGAGTTGTCGACGTAAATAACGCTCTCAATGGTGACGGACCTTTCAGTCCGGAGAGAGCAGGCACGCTACCGATAACCGGCCTGATAAAGCTCTGTTACTCAGAAAAATACTCGAAAAATGAAGTCAAGAAACTGATAAAGGGAAATGGCGGGCTAATGGCTTACACGGGAACAAGCGACTGTCAAAAAGTCCAGCAGGCCATAGTTGATGGAGACAAAAAAGCGGAGACTGCCTATAGGGCAATGGCGTACCAGATTGTGAAGTGGGCAGGAAGAATGGCAGCCGTTCTCAGCGGCGATGTCGATTCCATAATTATTACTGGTGGTATAGCTCACGACAGCAGATTTATGGTTCCGTGGCTTACCGAAAAACTTTCCTTCATTGCTCCCATCAGTGTAGTTCCTGGCGGCAATGAAGAATTATCTCTGGCAATGGCCTGCTCTAGAATTCTTGAAGGAATCGAGAAGGCAAAAGAGTATAGGAGAGCAGAATGA
- a CDS encoding bifunctional enoyl-CoA hydratase/phosphate acetyltransferase has protein sequence MISSLSQLVCRAKSNPKVIAIAAADDPVVLSAAKEAAQEGIASFILFGSQGKIEEIISELDFSEKFSIVDCSTKSESIQKAVEAVSLKNADILMKGNVKTGELLSVFLKDEYGLRTGRTMNLVTVFEIKKYHKLILVADAGMVIAPDIGQKADSIINSTAVARALEIEKPKIAVLAAIEVVNSKMPATTDAAILSQMARRGQLGAVEVDGPLALDNAISLEAAKHKGISSTVAGDADILIMPDIEAGNIFYKAMAFLSDCQLASAVVGGRIPIILTSRADSASTKLQSIALNVLLSGVI, from the coding sequence ATGATCTCAAGTCTTTCACAACTGGTCTGCCGCGCCAAGAGCAACCCGAAGGTGATAGCAATTGCGGCCGCTGACGACCCCGTTGTGCTTTCGGCGGCTAAAGAGGCGGCACAAGAAGGAATAGCGTCTTTCATTCTTTTTGGTTCGCAAGGTAAGATAGAGGAAATTATTAGCGAGCTGGACTTTTCAGAGAAGTTTTCAATTGTAGACTGCTCCACGAAGAGCGAATCGATTCAGAAGGCTGTAGAGGCGGTTTCACTTAAGAACGCTGACATTCTCATGAAAGGCAATGTGAAAACGGGAGAACTCCTGAGCGTCTTTCTGAAGGATGAATATGGTCTCAGGACCGGAAGAACAATGAATCTCGTCACCGTCTTCGAGATCAAGAAGTACCACAAACTGATTCTTGTTGCAGACGCCGGGATGGTAATAGCTCCAGATATTGGTCAAAAAGCTGATTCAATTATCAATTCCACTGCAGTTGCAAGGGCTTTGGAAATTGAAAAACCGAAAATCGCAGTGCTGGCTGCAATCGAGGTTGTAAACTCGAAGATGCCAGCAACAACAGATGCTGCCATTCTTTCCCAGATGGCAAGAAGAGGCCAGCTGGGGGCCGTTGAAGTAGATGGGCCACTCGCTCTTGATAACGCTATCTCATTAGAAGCTGCGAAGCACAAAGGGATTTCCAGTACTGTCGCAGGCGATGCAGATATACTTATAATGCCTGACATCGAAGCGGGCAACATCTTCTACAAAGCAATGGCATTTCTCTCTGATTGTCAGCTGGCAAGTGCAGTTGTTGGAGGAAGGATTCCGATAATACTGACTTCCAGAGCCGATTCGGCAAGTACGAAATTGCAGTCGATAGCTCTGAACGTTCTTCTTTCAGGAGTGATATGA
- the buk gene encoding butyrate kinase, protein MRILAINPGSTSTKIAVFNNEHEETKGSIQHSTSQKNPEDAIRERAEEILSFLRDRDVQFDFDAIACRGGILPPLESGTYRVNEKMVDFLLHHTEVDHPSNLAAPIGLLLSEGKIPVFITDPISIDEFCEEARLSGLPQLPRISRLHALNMKAAARQIAADLGRNVENLNLVIAHLGGGISVGLQLRGKMVDVNNATDEGPFSPTRTGELPVGDLVEKCFSGEYTEKQLIDRYLKSGGLRAYLGTDDLRKALEMADTDPYAAMVVDAMVYQISKEIGGMVALGGGSIDAIVLTGGMAYNADLVEKIKSFVGKFALVVIEPGENELLSLALGAQRVLEGAEKVREFSAEVAS, encoded by the coding sequence ATGAGAATCTTAGCAATAAATCCCGGATCTACTTCGACGAAAATCGCTGTCTTTAACAACGAGCATGAGGAGACGAAAGGCTCGATCCAACATTCCACATCGCAGAAGAATCCTGAAGATGCTATAAGAGAGAGGGCAGAGGAAATCCTCTCCTTTCTTAGAGACCGTGACGTTCAGTTTGATTTCGATGCGATTGCCTGTAGAGGAGGAATTCTTCCCCCTCTTGAAAGCGGTACCTACAGGGTAAATGAGAAGATGGTTGATTTTCTTTTGCATCACACAGAGGTCGATCACCCTTCCAATCTTGCGGCACCGATAGGATTGCTTCTTTCCGAAGGAAAGATCCCCGTATTCATAACGGATCCTATTTCAATTGACGAGTTTTGTGAAGAAGCTCGGCTGTCCGGTCTTCCGCAATTGCCAAGGATTTCCAGATTACATGCTCTTAACATGAAGGCTGCCGCAAGACAGATTGCCGCTGATCTTGGAAGAAACGTTGAAAACCTTAACCTGGTAATTGCTCACCTTGGCGGAGGCATTTCTGTAGGGCTGCAACTGAGAGGTAAGATGGTTGACGTAAATAACGCGACCGATGAAGGACCTTTTAGCCCGACCAGAACCGGAGAACTTCCCGTAGGAGATTTGGTAGAGAAGTGTTTCAGCGGCGAATATACGGAGAAACAGCTTATTGACCGATATTTGAAGTCCGGAGGACTGAGAGCATATCTGGGCACAGATGACCTGAGAAAGGCATTAGAAATGGCAGATACTGATCCTTATGCAGCAATGGTAGTCGATGCAATGGTTTACCAAATCAGCAAAGAAATCGGCGGCATGGTTGCTCTGGGTGGAGGTTCAATTGATGCTATTGTTCTTACGGGAGGCATGGCTTATAACGCTGACCTTGTTGAAAAAATTAAGAGCTTTGTTGGAAAGTTCGCTCTGGTCGTTATTGAACCTGGTGAGAACGAATTGTTGTCTCTCGCACTTGGTGCACAGAGAGTCCTTGAAGGTGCAGAAAAGGTAAGAGAGTTTAGTGCGGAGGTGGCTTCATGA
- a CDS encoding PLP-dependent aminotransferase family protein, whose product MTEKFSKIALRMKSNIIRELLKVTSKPGMISFGGGVPDPDTFPRFEMAEISKEVLEKEYRFTLQYGSTEGDPILREEYISLLKRESGIEGLDVDNLLVTVGSQSALDLVGKIFLDDDSLYLVSKPVYLGAASAFALRSNGYVYMDLREDGIDLDEVENRLEEIALRGEINKVKFIYVISNFHNPGGVTISLEKRKRLVEIAEKYDVLIVEDDPYGDLRYEGDPIDPIFKIGGQNRVLLLRTFSKILSPGLRLGIVIGNKTIIRKMVMAKQASDLCTPSLTQRIAARYLQRHDLLAQLKPTIALYRDKRDLMLAELEKNFGDMKGFHWTKPDGGLFIWFTLPESFNTGEMLEMGKAENVLFVPGEAFSLDNTCKNSMRLSFCLPPREDIIEGVRRLKKIVVEYGKEKNIL is encoded by the coding sequence GTGACAGAAAAGTTTTCGAAGATCGCACTCAGAATGAAGTCGAACATCATCAGGGAACTGCTTAAGGTGACTTCGAAGCCGGGAATGATTTCTTTTGGTGGAGGTGTTCCCGATCCAGATACATTTCCACGTTTTGAAATGGCCGAAATATCGAAAGAAGTCCTGGAGAAGGAGTACAGATTTACTCTTCAGTATGGCTCAACCGAAGGTGATCCGATACTGAGGGAAGAGTATATATCTCTTCTGAAACGGGAAAGTGGGATAGAAGGTCTCGATGTCGACAATCTGCTTGTCACAGTCGGTTCCCAGAGCGCACTGGATCTTGTAGGCAAGATCTTCCTCGACGACGATAGTCTATACTTAGTATCAAAACCTGTTTATCTTGGAGCCGCAAGCGCCTTCGCATTGCGATCAAACGGCTATGTCTACATGGACCTTCGAGAAGACGGGATTGACCTTGATGAGGTTGAAAACAGATTGGAAGAGATTGCTTTAAGAGGGGAGATCAATAAGGTAAAATTCATATACGTTATCTCTAACTTTCACAACCCGGGCGGCGTTACAATATCGCTGGAAAAGAGAAAGAGGCTAGTCGAAATCGCTGAGAAGTACGATGTTCTGATCGTTGAGGATGATCCCTATGGTGACCTTAGGTACGAAGGCGATCCAATAGATCCAATATTCAAAATCGGAGGTCAGAATCGGGTCTTACTTCTGAGGACATTCAGCAAGATCCTCTCCCCAGGGCTGAGGTTAGGAATCGTTATTGGGAACAAGACCATAATAAGGAAAATGGTAATGGCTAAACAAGCCTCGGACCTCTGCACTCCCAGTCTCACACAGAGAATCGCGGCTAGATATCTTCAGAGGCATGATTTGCTTGCACAGCTTAAACCAACGATAGCTCTCTACAGGGACAAGAGGGACCTTATGCTTGCCGAGCTCGAGAAGAATTTCGGAGACATGAAGGGATTCCATTGGACCAAACCTGACGGAGGCCTTTTCATTTGGTTCACTCTTCCCGAGAGCTTCAATACTGGAGAAATGCTGGAAATGGGCAAGGCCGAGAATGTGCTTTTTGTTCCAGGAGAGGCCTTCTCGCTGGACAACACATGCAAGAACTCGATGCGCCTATCCTTCTGTCTTCCTCCCAGAGAGGATATCATAGAAGGAGTACGAAGGCTGAAGAAGATCGTTGTGGAGTATGGCAAAGAGAAGAATATCCTCTGA
- a CDS encoding NADP-dependent malic enzyme: MNEKALKLHKDLRGKLEVRSKVRVDSMEALSLAYTPGVADVCRVIESDKELAYDYTNKWNYVAVVSDGTAVLGLGDIGPEAGLPVMEGKAVLFKEFANVDAFPLCIDIHSPEEIVSFVRAIAPTFGGINLEDISSPKCFFIESELQKMLNIPVFHDDQHGAAIVAVAALRNALKIVGKKIENLKIATVGVGAAGGATIKMLLAAGARNIVAVDRNGILNRNQPSTLLNEFHSEIVKEINPDNLSGNLEEAVKGADLFIGTSVAGLLSPEMVRKMAPEPIIFALANPVPEIMPDLARSAGASIVATGRSDFPNQINNVLAFPGIFRGALDTRSREINESMKLAATDALASAVPEEKLSRDYILPRPFEPGIAKKVALAVGRASIDSGCSRLSGEVNLEQLIERGFKKI; encoded by the coding sequence GTGAACGAAAAGGCATTGAAACTTCACAAGGATCTCAGGGGGAAGCTAGAAGTAAGAAGTAAGGTTAGAGTGGATAGCATGGAGGCCCTTTCGCTTGCATACACTCCGGGAGTGGCCGATGTGTGCAGAGTAATTGAGAGCGATAAAGAACTTGCTTATGATTACACAAACAAATGGAATTACGTCGCGGTAGTTTCAGATGGAACGGCGGTTCTTGGTCTTGGCGATATTGGCCCAGAAGCAGGACTTCCTGTTATGGAGGGAAAAGCCGTTCTGTTCAAGGAATTCGCGAATGTTGATGCCTTCCCGCTCTGTATTGACATCCATAGTCCTGAGGAAATCGTCTCATTCGTGAGAGCAATCGCTCCAACCTTTGGAGGTATTAACCTTGAAGATATCTCCTCACCAAAATGCTTCTTCATTGAAAGCGAACTTCAGAAGATGCTCAATATTCCCGTTTTTCATGACGATCAGCACGGGGCGGCGATAGTTGCCGTTGCCGCATTGAGAAACGCCCTGAAGATTGTTGGAAAGAAGATTGAGAATCTAAAGATAGCGACTGTCGGCGTTGGCGCAGCCGGAGGCGCAACAATCAAAATGCTACTGGCGGCAGGTGCAAGAAATATTGTTGCAGTCGATAGAAATGGAATACTAAACAGGAATCAGCCATCTACTCTCCTAAATGAGTTTCATTCTGAGATCGTAAAGGAAATTAATCCAGATAATCTCAGTGGAAATCTTGAGGAAGCAGTGAAGGGAGCCGATCTCTTCATTGGAACTTCTGTCGCCGGGCTTCTTTCACCTGAAATGGTGCGCAAAATGGCTCCCGAACCGATCATATTCGCTCTGGCCAATCCCGTACCGGAGATTATGCCAGATCTTGCCCGAAGCGCAGGTGCATCAATTGTCGCAACCGGCAGATCAGACTTCCCAAACCAGATAAACAATGTTCTAGCATTTCCGGGAATATTCAGAGGTGCTCTTGACACAAGATCAAGAGAGATAAACGAATCTATGAAGCTGGCAGCAACTGACGCCCTTGCTTCGGCTGTGCCTGAAGAAAAGCTTTCCAGGGACTACATTTTGCCGAGGCCGTTCGAGCCGGGAATCGCAAAGAAGGTTGCACTAGCCGTTGGAAGAGCTTCTATTGATTCGGGGTGTTCGAGGCTCTCAGGTGAAGTAAACCTTGAGCAATTGATAGAAAGAGGATTCAAGAAAATCTGA
- a CDS encoding FumA C-terminus/TtdB family hydratase beta subunit → MKIDDLSPGQELSFTGRLIVMRDAAQMRLKKLYEGGKTLPVELNEAIVFYAGPAKLVKESCGAIGPTTSLRMDGFLKMLFEKGVLATIGKGERSVPAANLCKKYRRVYLIAPSGAAASLAQRIESLRTIAYEDLGTEAIFEIDVRDFPLIVATDVNGSDLFTLNRR, encoded by the coding sequence TTGAAGATAGATGATTTGTCCCCCGGTCAAGAACTCAGCTTCACAGGCAGACTCATAGTAATGAGAGACGCAGCTCAAATGCGCCTCAAGAAGTTGTACGAAGGAGGTAAAACTCTTCCTGTAGAGCTTAATGAAGCAATAGTGTTCTATGCCGGTCCGGCCAAGCTAGTTAAAGAAAGCTGTGGAGCGATCGGTCCAACCACTTCACTAAGGATGGATGGTTTCTTGAAAATGCTTTTCGAAAAGGGCGTTCTAGCAACTATAGGCAAGGGCGAGAGATCGGTTCCGGCAGCGAATCTGTGTAAAAAATATAGAAGAGTCTACTTGATCGCTCCAAGCGGAGCGGCCGCTTCGCTTGCGCAAAGAATAGAGTCTCTGAGGACCATCGCTTACGAAGATCTGGGCACAGAAGCAATTTTCGAGATCGATGTCAGAGACTTTCCGTTGATTGTTGCAACGGATGTTAACGGTTCGGATCTTTTTACTTTGAATAGAAGGTGA
- a CDS encoding fumarate hydratase produces MIKASSIVGKVETALVEANTIMDDKIKSSLYLYDGPFSSVLNENSILAEKLKLPLCQDTGFIEFFVFIGQEISLEEPISDTLNMAVRRAYSTNPYRYSVVRDPLIHRENTGDNTPSVVHTFMVSGRELEIRFLVKGGGSENLSRLFMLNPTTSQEEFIEIIVSSISEGGARGCPPLRVGIGIGGSSEKSMLLAKFALTRELDSRNPDVGYAFLEEKLLNEINSLHIGYQGLGEGITAYSVSIETAPCHIAILPVSLAIDCYLCRKGVVTFEDR; encoded by the coding sequence TTGATAAAAGCATCTTCAATAGTGGGAAAGGTCGAGACCGCATTAGTAGAGGCAAACACAATAATGGATGATAAGATCAAATCTTCTCTATACCTCTACGATGGTCCCTTCTCATCTGTTCTAAACGAAAACTCAATACTTGCAGAAAAGCTGAAGCTTCCTCTGTGCCAGGACACAGGGTTCATTGAATTTTTTGTCTTCATCGGTCAGGAGATATCTCTTGAGGAGCCCATATCAGATACCCTCAATATGGCTGTCAGGAGAGCGTATTCAACAAACCCCTACCGATATTCAGTTGTGAGGGACCCCCTAATACACAGGGAAAACACTGGAGACAATACACCTTCGGTAGTGCATACTTTCATGGTTTCCGGAAGAGAATTAGAGATACGTTTCCTCGTGAAAGGCGGTGGCAGTGAGAATCTCTCAAGACTGTTCATGCTCAACCCGACAACATCGCAAGAAGAGTTCATTGAGATAATTGTCAGTTCAATTTCTGAAGGAGGAGCCAGGGGTTGTCCTCCGCTCAGAGTGGGAATAGGCATCGGGGGAAGCTCAGAAAAGTCTATGCTCCTTGCCAAGTTTGCTCTGACTAGAGAGTTAGATTCGAGGAATCCTGACGTTGGCTACGCCTTTCTTGAGGAGAAGCTTTTGAATGAGATCAATTCTCTACATATCGGTTATCAAGGACTGGGAGAGGGAATAACCGCTTACTCGGTGAGCATTGAGACTGCGCCCTGTCATATTGCGATTCTTCCAGTTTCACTGGCTATTGATTGCTATCTCTGTAGAAAGGGGGTAGTCACCTTTGAAGATAGATGA
- a CDS encoding glutathione peroxidase yields the protein MSIYDFQLTTIDGWNKSMEDFKGKVLLLVNTASKCGFTPQYDGLQQIFEEFKDRDFVVLGFPSNDFLFQEPGSDEDIKAFCSTNFNITFPLFSKIHVKGKDIHPLYEFLTSGAGKKEYSGKVKWNFTKFLINREGEIIGRFEPKEEPESFRSAIEEAVM from the coding sequence ATGAGTATTTATGATTTTCAACTGACTACGATTGACGGATGGAATAAATCAATGGAAGACTTCAAAGGAAAGGTATTGTTGTTGGTGAACACTGCAAGTAAATGCGGATTCACTCCGCAGTATGACGGTCTGCAGCAAATATTTGAAGAGTTCAAAGATAGAGATTTCGTTGTGCTAGGGTTCCCTTCTAATGATTTTCTCTTTCAAGAACCCGGCAGTGATGAAGATATAAAGGCTTTTTGCAGTACGAACTTCAACATTACATTTCCGTTGTTTTCGAAGATTCACGTGAAGGGAAAGGATATCCATCCACTTTATGAGTTTCTTACTTCAGGTGCCGGGAAGAAGGAGTATTCGGGAAAAGTGAAGTGGAACTTTACTAAGTTCTTGATTAACAGAGAGGGCGAGATAATTGGAAGATTTGAGCCAAAGGAGGAACCCGAGTCATTTCGTTCGGCAATTGAGGAGGCGGTTATGTGA
- a CDS encoding MarR family winged helix-turn-helix transcriptional regulator — MSKKEEAAIPRGEELLKLDNQLCFALYSSSRGVTRLYRPLLSELGITYPQYLAMLVLWEKEPLTVKELGERLFLDSGTLTPLLKRMEKQGLLKRERSQGDERQVLINLTEEGRKLKDKALAIPLKIADQVNISQSEFISLLTSLKKLMRKIDMGGSNNSFV, encoded by the coding sequence GTGAGCAAGAAAGAAGAGGCTGCAATCCCAAGAGGGGAAGAACTCCTTAAGCTGGACAATCAGCTTTGTTTTGCTTTGTACTCCAGCTCAAGGGGTGTCACAAGGCTTTACAGACCGTTGCTTTCGGAATTAGGCATAACCTACCCCCAATACTTGGCAATGCTTGTTCTCTGGGAGAAGGAGCCCCTTACTGTAAAAGAACTCGGTGAAAGACTGTTTCTTGATTCCGGAACCCTGACTCCTTTGCTGAAGAGAATGGAGAAGCAGGGCCTCCTAAAGAGAGAAAGGTCTCAGGGTGATGAAAGGCAGGTGCTGATAAATCTAACCGAAGAAGGAAGAAAGCTTAAGGACAAGGCACTGGCTATTCCGCTGAAAATTGCCGATCAGGTAAATATCTCTCAAAGCGAGTTCATTTCTCTCTTGACATCTCTGAAAAAGCTGATGAGGAAGATTGATATGGGCGGCTCGAACAACTCCTTCGTATAG
- a CDS encoding TSUP family transporter: MTVLQFVIIYVAGAVAGFMNVMAGGGSMVTLPVLMWIGLPPAVANATNRLGVIFESGIGVKTFRSEGMRFEKSTLPAIVAATIGSVIGSMFVSTIPKDALEKVIAVALLVVVMIMLLKPTPLTFSRPSRVLSTLIFLGVGFYGGFLQAGVGFFLIGALTFSYGFDLVRTNFTKILIVFIYTVFALVIFILNGMIYWIPGLVLAAGNVVGAYFAARLSIRKGSGFVKWILLIIVVANAIKYLFF; the protein is encoded by the coding sequence ATGACAGTATTACAGTTCGTAATAATATATGTCGCGGGTGCCGTGGCTGGTTTTATGAATGTTATGGCGGGAGGGGGCTCAATGGTCACTCTCCCGGTACTTATGTGGATAGGATTGCCACCTGCTGTTGCCAATGCAACTAATAGACTGGGAGTGATATTTGAAAGCGGTATAGGAGTAAAGACCTTTCGATCCGAGGGAATGAGGTTTGAAAAGTCCACACTTCCGGCGATAGTGGCTGCTACGATAGGTTCAGTGATAGGTTCTATGTTTGTCTCGACAATACCCAAGGATGCACTGGAGAAAGTGATCGCAGTAGCGCTTCTTGTAGTTGTTATGATTATGTTACTGAAACCGACGCCGCTCACTTTTTCCAGACCCTCTAGAGTCCTCTCAACTCTGATCTTTCTTGGAGTGGGCTTCTACGGCGGATTTTTGCAGGCGGGAGTTGGCTTCTTCCTGATTGGAGCACTTACCTTTTCGTACGGTTTTGATCTTGTGAGGACGAATTTCACGAAGATTCTCATTGTCTTCATCTACACGGTTTTTGCCCTGGTTATCTTCATCCTTAATGGGATGATATACTGGATTCCCGGCCTGGTTCTCGCAGCAGGAAATGTTGTCGGGGCTTATTTTGCTGCCAGGTTATCGATAAGAAAGGGAAGCGGTTTTGTGAAATGGATTTTGCTGATAATTGTGGTCGCTAACGCCATTAAGTATCTCTTCTTCTAG
- a CDS encoding protein-L-isoaspartate O-methyltransferase, translated as MTDFPMRELLSLLKRTGCLTDPRLESALMELDRRDFVSPEVADEAYSDRALLSLASSGEICSTSTQPSLLISMIEELKLHEDNKVLDLGTGTGFCACLLGKMLTMGSAVSVETSRTVASIASENLRRYRVNNVQIVIGDGRCGFKEEAPYDAMISTVAFPGITVELFSQMKIGARSIVPIHRSYMNTPVFLFEKTGEVTLRAEIRTGAVFMVVEDSKPDPLYSDNKFSLELREGKFRRL; from the coding sequence GTGACAGATTTTCCGATGAGAGAGCTTCTGAGTCTTCTGAAGAGAACAGGTTGCCTGACCGATCCCAGACTGGAGTCGGCCCTAATGGAACTTGACAGGAGGGATTTCGTCTCACCCGAAGTAGCGGATGAGGCTTACTCCGACAGAGCTCTACTAAGTCTTGCAAGCTCAGGGGAAATTTGCTCCACTTCTACTCAGCCATCCCTCTTGATAAGCATGATAGAAGAATTGAAACTGCACGAAGACAACAAGGTCCTTGATCTTGGGACGGGAACCGGCTTCTGCGCGTGTCTGCTTGGAAAAATGCTGACAATGGGAAGCGCAGTCTCAGTGGAGACCTCCAGAACGGTTGCATCTATTGCCTCGGAAAATCTGCGACGCTACCGCGTGAACAACGTGCAGATAGTGATCGGTGACGGCAGATGTGGTTTCAAAGAAGAAGCTCCGTACGATGCTATGATCTCTACAGTAGCCTTTCCGGGAATAACCGTAGAGCTGTTCAGTCAAATGAAGATCGGAGCGAGATCCATCGTCCCGATACACAGAAGCTACATGAACACGCCCGTTTTCTTATTCGAAAAAACCGGTGAAGTAACTTTGAGAGCTGAGATAAGAACAGGAGCGGTCTTCATGGTAGTGGAAGACTCCAAACCGGACCCCCTTTACAGTGATAACAAGTTCTCACTTGAGCTTCGAGAGGGGAAATTTCGAAGGCTCTAG